A genomic region of Deltaproteobacteria bacterium contains the following coding sequences:
- the cas7e gene encoding type I-E CRISPR-associated protein Cas7/Cse4/CasC, with protein MTAPRFLQIHTLSPYTGALLNRDDSGLAKRLPYGGVLRTRVSSQCLKRHWAKTDDPHALIRIDGTEAAFRSRELVTRKVIAPLSDRFPEDVVKVLEPEFQQAVYGDKGTTRTNRQTLLFGAPEIAWLAGEAERLAQEANGDADAAKKAAASWKTAFRANISTMRDNAKLPAGITSALFGRMVTSDPEANITAPVHVAHAFTVHEEEAESDYFTAVDDLSEDDPGADTIQETELTSGLFYGYVVVDLPLLIENLGGDVELSGAVLHNLVYLIAEVSPGAKLGSTAPYGRASLMLLEAGDRQPRSLAEAYRHRCTPDAEDAAAALRAHLTRLDEAYDTAEERHVMSLVDIELPRAQRGSLSTLANWAKTLPGALG; from the coding sequence ATGACCGCACCCCGTTTTCTTCAGATCCATACCCTCAGTCCCTACACCGGCGCGCTTCTGAACCGCGACGACTCCGGTCTGGCGAAGCGGCTGCCCTATGGGGGCGTGCTGCGCACGCGCGTCTCGTCGCAGTGCCTCAAGCGGCACTGGGCCAAAACGGATGATCCGCACGCGCTGATCCGAATCGACGGAACGGAAGCCGCCTTCCGTTCACGAGAGTTGGTGACACGCAAGGTCATCGCCCCGCTATCCGACCGTTTCCCGGAAGACGTGGTCAAAGTGCTGGAGCCCGAGTTTCAGCAAGCGGTCTACGGGGACAAGGGCACAACCAGGACGAACCGGCAGACGCTCCTGTTCGGTGCGCCGGAGATCGCGTGGCTCGCCGGGGAAGCGGAGCGTCTGGCCCAGGAAGCCAACGGCGATGCGGATGCGGCCAAGAAGGCGGCAGCGAGTTGGAAGACGGCGTTCCGGGCCAACATCAGCACCATGCGCGACAACGCCAAGCTCCCCGCCGGGATCACGTCGGCGTTGTTCGGCCGGATGGTCACGTCCGATCCCGAAGCCAACATCACCGCGCCGGTCCATGTGGCCCACGCCTTCACCGTGCACGAGGAGGAAGCCGAGAGCGACTACTTCACGGCCGTGGACGACCTTTCCGAGGACGACCCTGGGGCGGATACGATCCAGGAGACCGAGCTGACCTCGGGGCTGTTTTACGGGTATGTGGTCGTCGATCTGCCGCTGCTGATCGAGAATCTTGGTGGGGACGTCGAGTTGTCCGGCGCGGTCTTGCACAATCTCGTCTATCTCATCGCCGAGGTTTCTCCCGGTGCCAAGCTCGGTTCGACGGCGCCCTATGGGCGCGCTTCCCTGATGCTGCTTGAAGCCGGCGACCGCCAACCGCGATCCTTGGCCGAGGCGTACCGCCATCGGTGTACGCCGGATGCCGAGGATGCGGCGGCCGCGTTGCGTGCTCACCTGACCCGGCTCGACGAGGCCTACGATACCGCGGAGGAGAGACACGTCATGAGCTTGGTCGACATCGAGCTGCCGCGGGCGCAACGGGGTTCTCTCTCGACGCTCGCCAACTGGGCGAAGACGCTGCCGGGAGCCTTGGGATGA
- the cas6e gene encoding type I-E CRISPR-associated protein Cas6/Cse3/CasE, whose product MNPLFLIRVPVAMNQLARCAGERGWLRHRGSVAGFDEGRALHHLLDETFGPGALRPFRLLVAARQTVGSLYGYCENEAESLREGARIHALPEHLRVLKLERLESKAMPDAWVEGRRLGFDVRVRPVRRLKNDVAGSQTALRRGAELDAFHVEALRRHPDKPDGMEQDGQTRETVYLDWLAERFGSAAELDREATRLVRFQRLRVSRGNAGPEGPDATFHGALTVTDPEQFKTLLAKGVGRHRAYGFGMLLLRPASRPALGR is encoded by the coding sequence ATGAATCCTCTGTTCCTGATCCGCGTGCCCGTGGCGATGAACCAACTGGCACGCTGTGCGGGCGAGCGCGGCTGGCTCCGCCATCGCGGCAGTGTGGCGGGCTTCGACGAAGGCCGTGCACTGCATCACCTCCTGGACGAGACGTTCGGGCCGGGCGCGTTGCGTCCGTTTCGCCTGTTGGTGGCCGCACGCCAAACCGTGGGGAGCCTCTACGGCTATTGTGAGAACGAAGCGGAAAGTCTGCGCGAGGGCGCGCGAATCCACGCCCTCCCCGAGCACCTGCGCGTGCTCAAGCTTGAACGGCTCGAGAGCAAAGCCATGCCCGATGCATGGGTGGAAGGCCGGCGGCTCGGTTTCGACGTGCGGGTGAGGCCTGTGCGAAGGCTCAAGAACGATGTCGCGGGCAGCCAGACGGCATTGCGCAGGGGTGCGGAGCTTGACGCATTTCACGTCGAAGCATTACGCCGGCATCCGGACAAACCGGACGGCATGGAACAGGATGGCCAGACAAGAGAAACCGTCTACCTGGACTGGCTTGCGGAGCGGTTTGGGTCGGCGGCCGAACTCGACAGGGAGGCGACGCGACTGGTCCGGTTCCAGAGGCTTCGTGTCTCGCGCGGCAACGCCGGCCCCGAGGGTCCGGACGCTACCTTCCACGGCGCGTTGACCGTAACGGACCCCGAACAGTTCAAGACGCTGCTCGCAAAGGGTGTCGGGCGCCATCGAGCTTACGGGTTCGGCATGCTTCTCCTTCGTCCGGCGTCAAGGCCGGCACTGGGACGATAA
- the cas2e gene encoding type I-E CRISPR-associated endoribonuclease Cas2e, with translation MPMTIVVTRDVEARYRGFLTSVMLEIAPGVYVAPDLSTGVRQRVWDVVESWWWSLGRGAIVMVWRDVTASGHLRIETLGEPPKEIVDADGVLLLKRN, from the coding sequence ATGCCTATGACCATCGTAGTCACCCGCGATGTCGAGGCTCGCTATCGCGGTTTCCTCACATCCGTCATGCTGGAAATTGCCCCCGGCGTGTATGTCGCGCCGGACCTCTCCACGGGCGTCCGTCAACGTGTATGGGACGTTGTCGAGTCATGGTGGTGGTCCCTCGGCCGCGGGGCAATCGTGATGGTCTGGCGTGACGTCACCGCCTCTGGACACCTCCGCATCGAAACCCTTGGCGAGCCCCCGAAAGAGATTGTCGATGCCGACGGCGTTCTCCTCCTGAAACGAAATTGA
- a CDS encoding ribonuclease H-like domain-containing protein yields MKTTGARRTSGRPTHLRKLRAQLAECSRHPEQVLFLDVETTGLDPSRHEITVIGWTFGGRARTIVNGTAPDLFREDLEHARFLVTFNGGRFDTRFVARYVPGIAFPRVHIDLLNLCRRVGLSGGQKAIEKALQIDMREGVTEVSGLTAVALWNQYLQGDQEALRRLILYNRSDIAAMGAILDEVIRRMDTWFGSSMTEVRFRDWSAPPGWCRLPNP; encoded by the coding sequence ATGAAGACCACAGGCGCACGGCGGACCTCGGGCCGACCCACTCACTTGCGGAAGCTGCGCGCCCAACTGGCGGAGTGCTCGCGACACCCTGAGCAGGTTCTTTTCCTGGATGTCGAGACCACGGGTCTAGACCCCTCCCGCCATGAAATCACCGTTATCGGATGGACCTTCGGTGGGCGTGCCAGGACCATCGTCAATGGGACGGCTCCGGACCTGTTTCGTGAAGATTTGGAGCACGCGAGGTTTTTGGTCACGTTCAACGGCGGTCGATTCGATACAAGGTTCGTCGCCCGGTACGTACCCGGCATCGCGTTTCCGAGGGTTCACATCGATTTGTTGAATCTTTGCCGGAGGGTCGGATTGTCGGGTGGGCAAAAAGCCATCGAAAAAGCTCTTCAGATCGATATGCGTGAAGGTGTAACCGAAGTCAGCGGCCTGACAGCCGTGGCGCTGTGGAATCAATATCTTCAAGGTGACCAAGAAGCGTTGCGGCGCCTGATCCTGTACAATCGCTCCGACATCGCCGCCATGGGCGCTATACTTGATGAAGTCATCCGAAGAATGGATACTTGGTTTGGGTCGTCGATGACCGAGGTTCGTTTCAGAGATTGGTCGGCGCCCCCGGGCTGGTGCAGGCTGCCGAACCCGTGA
- the cas1e gene encoding type I-E CRISPR-associated endonuclease Cas1e, translated as MLKGRLGLDSAKVPHSDRAGLLYLARGALTARDGTLAFLQGEGTRADALLPGDYAIPLQGISMILLGPGSTVSHDALRLLAHARTALAAIGEDGVRMYTAPPLIPDRSGLARAQARAWADDKKRLDTARRMYAWRLGEVLPHRNFDVLRGIEGARMKQSYRLIAKQIGIEWKGRHYDRARPEAADLANQALNHASSAVEAAAAIAVASTGTIPQLGFIHEDPGQSFVLDIADLHRDSVTIPCAFRAAKRVADRPFENIERTTRRMTGETLAREGIIPAMIDRIKTLFEEADLKT; from the coding sequence ATGCTCAAGGGTAGGCTCGGCCTTGACAGCGCCAAGGTCCCGCACAGCGACCGCGCCGGCCTTCTTTACCTCGCCCGGGGCGCCTTGACCGCGCGCGACGGGACGCTGGCGTTCCTTCAAGGCGAGGGGACCCGAGCGGACGCGCTGTTGCCGGGAGACTACGCGATCCCGCTTCAGGGTATCTCCATGATCCTCCTGGGTCCTGGTTCCACCGTGAGCCACGACGCCTTGCGACTGCTCGCGCACGCCCGCACGGCCCTCGCCGCGATAGGTGAGGATGGAGTCAGAATGTACACGGCTCCACCCCTGATCCCGGACCGATCTGGCCTCGCCCGGGCTCAGGCGCGCGCCTGGGCCGACGACAAGAAGCGTCTCGACACTGCGCGGCGCATGTATGCCTGGAGGCTGGGGGAGGTGCTGCCGCACCGGAATTTCGACGTGCTCCGCGGAATTGAGGGCGCGCGCATGAAGCAGTCCTACCGTCTGATCGCCAAGCAGATCGGAATCGAATGGAAAGGGCGGCATTATGACCGCGCGCGTCCTGAGGCGGCCGATTTGGCCAACCAAGCCTTGAATCATGCGTCCAGTGCCGTCGAGGCAGCCGCGGCGATTGCAGTGGCCTCGACCGGTACCATCCCGCAGCTCGGTTTCATACACGAAGACCCGGGACAGTCTTTCGTCCTCGACATCGCCGACCTGCACCGGGACAGTGTAACCATCCCGTGCGCTTTCCGCGCAGCCAAGCGTGTCGCGGACCGACCTTTCGAAAACATCGAACGCACCACCCGTCGCATGACCGGCGAAACCCTGGCACGGGAGGGCATCATCCCGGCAATGATCGACCGGATCAAGACCTTGTTCGAGGAAGCCGATTTGAAGACATGA
- a CDS encoding CRISPR-associated protein Cse1 — protein MNLLTHRIISVSTVQRLSLSELFAAMARGEVAGFPALRPHQRPAWHMFLVQLGALALWNAKREDLASDADEWTVILRALTPNHTDDSPWRMVAEDDTQPAFLQPPVPAGLKWSPVPTPDALDLLITARNHDIKQTVARDVEPEDWLFALVSLQTSAGYDGAGNYGIARMNGGSSSRPMMGLVPAHGEDYRLNPSKWWRRDVERLLHERRAGHGSEFGSEGGPALLWCLDWPEGSQLDLRTLDPWFIEVCRRVRLVQSERGLSAVRAVSKAARIDARVYRGYVGDPWAPVHINERKALTLGGGDFDYRRLADLLFGGEWQVPLLAQPGPDENVTDSVLVAEALARGNSKTEGFKSRVVPVPDRAVRLFQSVTAGKLSKLQLDEIKAFDEALRNAIALLAGRGDWDQVGKGQYATSRSARERFDRVADRLFFPHLWRRLFAEDSDDTGVQEVEGRAFRLALLDAAVSELETSMSSVPCASIQRPRAEARARRAFRSRVWKLDPQLQQAGRQEDIDVEF, from the coding sequence ATGAACCTTTTGACCCACCGCATCATTTCAGTATCGACGGTACAACGCCTTTCACTATCGGAGCTATTCGCGGCGATGGCCCGAGGTGAGGTGGCGGGGTTCCCGGCCCTGAGACCCCATCAGCGCCCCGCGTGGCACATGTTTCTGGTGCAGCTTGGCGCATTGGCGCTTTGGAATGCCAAGCGGGAGGATCTGGCGAGCGACGCTGATGAATGGACGGTTATATTACGCGCCCTGACGCCCAACCACACCGACGATAGCCCTTGGCGCATGGTGGCAGAAGACGATACCCAGCCAGCCTTTCTGCAACCGCCGGTTCCCGCGGGACTGAAGTGGTCGCCAGTGCCAACACCGGACGCGTTGGACCTGCTCATCACGGCACGAAACCACGATATCAAGCAAACGGTCGCCCGTGATGTCGAGCCGGAAGACTGGCTGTTCGCGCTCGTGTCTTTGCAGACGTCCGCCGGCTACGACGGGGCCGGGAACTACGGTATCGCCCGCATGAACGGTGGGTCTTCCAGCCGGCCGATGATGGGACTCGTTCCGGCGCACGGCGAAGACTACCGGCTCAACCCGAGTAAATGGTGGCGGCGCGATGTCGAGCGGCTCCTCCATGAACGGCGCGCGGGCCACGGTTCCGAATTCGGTTCCGAGGGTGGTCCAGCACTTCTCTGGTGTCTGGACTGGCCGGAGGGCAGCCAACTCGACCTACGCACCCTGGACCCATGGTTCATTGAAGTTTGCCGGCGAGTCCGCCTCGTCCAGTCAGAACGAGGGCTCTCGGCTGTCAGGGCCGTCTCGAAGGCTGCCCGCATCGACGCCAGGGTCTACCGCGGGTACGTGGGCGATCCGTGGGCTCCGGTGCACATCAACGAACGCAAAGCTCTGACGTTGGGCGGCGGCGACTTCGACTACAGAAGGTTGGCGGATCTGCTGTTTGGAGGAGAATGGCAGGTCCCTTTGCTGGCACAACCCGGACCCGACGAGAACGTCACGGACAGCGTGCTGGTCGCCGAAGCCCTGGCCCGCGGAAACAGCAAGACGGAGGGCTTCAAGAGCCGCGTTGTTCCCGTCCCGGATCGTGCCGTTCGCCTGTTTCAATCAGTGACCGCAGGAAAGTTGTCGAAGCTGCAACTGGACGAGATCAAGGCATTCGACGAGGCGCTGCGCAATGCCATTGCCCTCCTGGCCGGACGTGGTGATTGGGATCAAGTGGGTAAAGGCCAGTACGCGACTTCGAGATCCGCGAGAGAGCGGTTCGACCGCGTGGCCGACAGGCTGTTTTTCCCTCACCTTTGGCGGCGGCTTTTTGCAGAGGACTCGGACGACACCGGCGTTCAGGAAGTGGAGGGACGCGCGTTCCGACTTGCCCTGTTGGATGCCGCCGTCTCGGAGCTGGAAACCTCCATGTCCAGCGTTCCTTGCGCATCCATTCAGCGTCCGAGGGCCGAAGCCCGCGCCCGCCGGGCGTTCCGCTCACGGGTGTGGAAGCTGGATCCGCAACTTCAACAGGCCGGGAGGCAGGAGGACATCGATGTCGAATTCTGA
- the cas5e gene encoding type I-E CRISPR-associated protein Cas5/CasD → MSHKWLVIRLEAPLMAFGGVAIDQENPTREFPAASMLTGLAANAFGCHWSDRAAHQALQDRLIFAARREREPVASGVVIDVQNVQLGKGDKGWTTFGTPEGRDGASYGAPHRRTRHYLVDQAVRVVMRFDPAEVDPTLDELADALERPARPLFIGRKPCLPACRLMDGWVDGDTAYAALCALSGSGTFRALWPVGEGPETGDSVERVVDLPDVRNWRTGLHAGSREVVEGHVKGADS, encoded by the coding sequence ATGAGCCACAAGTGGCTGGTCATTCGTCTGGAGGCCCCGTTGATGGCCTTCGGCGGCGTTGCCATCGACCAGGAGAATCCGACTCGCGAATTTCCCGCGGCCTCGATGCTGACCGGCCTGGCGGCCAACGCCTTTGGGTGCCACTGGTCCGATCGCGCCGCGCATCAGGCCTTGCAGGATCGGCTGATCTTCGCCGCGCGGCGCGAACGGGAACCGGTCGCGTCCGGGGTCGTCATAGACGTGCAGAATGTTCAACTCGGCAAGGGCGACAAGGGCTGGACGACTTTCGGGACGCCGGAGGGACGTGACGGAGCGAGTTATGGCGCCCCCCATCGCCGTACACGGCACTACCTGGTGGACCAGGCGGTACGGGTGGTGATGCGTTTCGACCCAGCGGAGGTCGATCCGACGTTGGATGAGTTGGCCGATGCGCTCGAGCGTCCGGCTCGCCCGCTTTTCATCGGACGCAAGCCGTGCCTGCCGGCGTGCCGGCTCATGGACGGATGGGTCGATGGAGACACGGCCTACGCGGCGCTGTGCGCGCTATCAGGTTCGGGGACGTTCCGTGCGCTGTGGCCTGTTGGGGAAGGGCCCGAAACCGGCGACTCGGTGGAGCGTGTGGTGGACCTTCCGGATGTACGGAACTGGCGGACCGGGCTGCACGCCGGGTCGCGGGAGGTGGTGGAGGGACATGTAAAGGGGGCAGATTCATGA